From one Culex quinquefasciatus strain JHB chromosome 3, VPISU_Cqui_1.0_pri_paternal, whole genome shotgun sequence genomic stretch:
- the LOC6041936 gene encoding protein arginine N-methyltransferase 1: MSDDECPPLCEMETGGDSNGEEEEADEWEVAEEQNDPVRCLFCEQISPTMTVAIRHAKEQHEFDLGEVRRRFHLDEYSYIKMINYIRREKPEPAVFRSGTSAFWTDDKYLKPVENETWLMFDLDELDEILLNGNGAGSGGARENGNDVGDTMTLTTDQYRKLQGIINELTAQLREKENLLQHAASDIEKMKESFRNLLEQQEQKKSKAPEEKIAQIREELKHCVSTVAVEDDQGYFNTYSHFGIHHDMLSDYVRTASYRDAILENGAIFRDKTVLDLGCGTAILSMFAARAGAKDVISVDQSDIIYQAMDIVRRNKIDNIKFVKGRLEDSELPVEKVDIIVSEWMGYFLLFEGMMDSVIYARKQYLKEGGFILPNRCNISLAGYGDLDRHKEFIGFWKDVYGFDMSCMKKEVLREATVEVCKPEHVITNANIIANFDLMEVDVDCPNFSYDFELTVKRDCTLTALVGYFDTFFELPEHVEFSTSPYTKPTHWKQTLFYVEEPIPVREGQQIKGKFVCRRDPKDARSLFITIEYLGKVLKYTLN, translated from the exons ATGTCCGACGACG AATGTCCGCCGCTGTGCGAGATGGAAACGGGCGGCGACTCCAACGGGGAGGAGGAGGAAGCGGACGAGTGGGAGGTGGCCGAGGAGCAGAACGACCCGGTGCGGTGTCTGTTTTGCGAGCAGATCTCGCCCACCATGACGGTGGCGATCAGGCATGCGAAGGAGCAGCACGAGTTTGATCTGGGGGAGGTGCGGAGGCGGTTCCACCTGGACGAGTATTCGTACATCAAGATGATCAACTACATCCGGCGGGAGAAGCCGGAGCCGGCGGTGTTTCGGAGTGGAACGAGCGCGTTCTGGACGGATGACAAGTATCTGAAGCCGGTGGAGAACGAAACGTGGCTGATGTTTGATTTGGACGAGTTGGATGAGATTTTGCTGAACGGGAACGGGGCGGGAAGTGGTGGGGCTCGGGAGAATGGGAACGACGTCGGGGACACGATGACGCTGACCACGGACCAGTACCGGAAGTTGCAGGGAATCATCAACGAGCTGACGGCGCAACTGCGCGAGAAGGAGAACTTGCTACAGCACGCTGCCAGTGATATTGAAAAGATGAAGGAGAGCTTCCGGAACCTGCTGGAGCAGCAGGAGCAGAAGAAGTCGAAAGCTCCAGAGGAAAAGATTGCACAAATCCGAGAGGAGTTGAAGCACTGCGTCAGCACGGTTGCGGTCGAGGACGATCAGGGCTATTTCAACACGTATTCTCACTTTGGAATCCATCACGACATGCTGAGCGATTACGTACGGACGGCTAGCTATCGGGACGCGATCCTGGAGAACGGTGCAATATTCCGGGACAAAACGGTGCTGGACTTGGGATGTGGAACGGCCATTCTGTCCATGTTTGCGGCCCGGGCTGGCGCCAAGGATGTGATTTCCGTTGATCAATCGGACATAATCTACCAAGCGATGGACATTGTGCGACGCAACAAGATTGACAACATCAAGTTCGTCAAGGGACGACTCGAGGACAGTGAACTTCCGGTGGAGAAGGTTGACATCATCGTTTCCGAGTGGATGGGTTACTTCCTGCTGTTCGAGGGCATGATGGACAGCGTGATTTACGCCCGCAAGCAATATCTCAAAGAGGGCGGCTTCATCCTTCCGAACCGGTGCAACATCAGCTTGGCCGGGTACGGAGACCTCGATCGGCACAAAGAGTTCATCGGCTTCTGGAAGGACGTGTATGGGTTCGATATGTCCTGCATGAAGAAGGAAGTCCTGCGCGAAGCCACCGTCGAAGTATGCAAGCCAGAACACGTAATCACAAACGCCAACATCATCGCAAACTTTGACCTCATGGAGGTCGACGTGGACTGTCCCAATTTTAGCTACGACTTTGAGCTCACCGTCAAGCGCGACTGCACCCTTACGGCCCTGGTCGGCTACTTCGACACCTTCTTCGAACTGCCAGAGCACGTGGAGTTCTCCACCTCGCCGTACACCAAACCAACGCACTGGAAGCAAACCCTGTTCTACGTCGAGGAACCCATCCCGGTGCGCGAGGGCCAACAGATCAAGGGCAAGTTCGTGTGCCGACGTGACCCTAAAGACGCCCGCTCCCTCTTCATCACGATCGAGTACCTCGGCAAGGTGCTCAAGTACACCCTAAACTAG
- the LOC6041935 gene encoding adrenodoxin-like protein 2, mitochondrial: MFKLITSRTTPRLVRSLVSAKTSLLPEDATSKIIQQQQSRLIQSFSRNLSTSQPMLQNEEIEVTFVRANGERIKTKGKLGDSLLDVVVNNQLDLDGFGACEGTLTCSTCHLIFSKADFEALPEKPGDEELDMLDLAYELTDTSRLGCQIVLTKELNGLEVRVPATINDARS; this comes from the exons ATGTTTAAGCTGATTACATCACGAACCACTCCACGGCTCGTGCGGAGTCTGGTTTCGGCCAAAACCAGTTTGCTGCCTGAAGATGCTACCTCCAAGAtcatccagcagcagcagtcccgcCTCATCCAGAGCTTCTCCCGGAATTTGTCCACGTCCCAGCCAATGCTGCAGAACGAAGA AATCGAAGTGACGTTCGTACGCGCCAACGGTGAACGGATAAAGACGAAGGGCAAGCTGGGCGACTCGCTGCTCGACGTGGTCGTCAACAACCAGCTCGATCTGGACGGGTTCGGGGCGTGCGAGGGAACGCTGACCTGCTCGACGTGCCACCTGATCTTCTCGAAGGCGGACTTTGAAGCGCTGCCGGAAAAGCCCGGCGACGAGGAGCTGGACATGCTGGACCTGGCGTACGAGCTGACGGACACTTCGCGGCTGGGCTGCCAGATCGTGCTGACGAAGGAGCTGAACGGGCTGGAGGTGCGAGTGCCGGCGACGATCAACGACGCGCGAAGCTAA
- the LOC119770575 gene encoding uncharacterized protein LOC119770575 isoform X2, with amino-acid sequence MFNRSLTPNPSLFSPEYIVIDGGYSTHLSKQVSQTMLGSEVADTTQLTRTRSPKLIWTSSKLVPITS; translated from the exons AT GTTCAACCGATCGCTCACCCCCAATCCGTCGTTGTTCTCCCCGGAGTACATCGTCATCGACGGAGGTTACTCGACACATCTGTCGAAGCAAGTTAGCCAGACCATGCTGGGCAGTGAAGTAGCAGATACAACGCAACTAACCCGAACGCGGTCACCGAAACTCATCTGGACATCTTCAAAGCTGGTGCCGATTACATCGTGA
- the LOC119770575 gene encoding uncharacterized protein LOC119770575 isoform X1 — translation MVSSEILKTNVEYIKIAGWIGYQQLRQRRAHNDARRCRSSGPLGTRCPRIQKYSSQTASSRQPNRLVHAPWQFAAFDSYEHFTQYSDEILDLLGDMTTRRSSTRRCWRW, via the exons ATGGTCTCGTCAGAGATCCTCAAGACGAACGTTGAATACATTAAGATTGCCGGGTGGATCGGCTATCAACAACTTCGCCAACGACGAGCTCATAATGACGCACGCAGGTGCAGATCGTCTGGGCCGCTTGGGACAAGGTGTCCGAGAATCCAAAAAT ACTCCTCCCAAACGGCATCAAGTCGGCAACCTAACAGACTCGTTCATGCGCCCTGGCAGTTTGCGGCGTTCGATTCATACGAGCACTTTACCCAGTACTCGGACGAGATTCTGGACTTGCTCGGAGACATGACTACGAGGCGTTCGTCAACTCGAAGATGCTGGAGATGGTAA